One Microcaecilia unicolor chromosome 8, aMicUni1.1, whole genome shotgun sequence DNA window includes the following coding sequences:
- the PLAC8L1 gene encoding PLAC8-like protein 1, translating into MSLCHQDSVFCDDVAELAVHTFTLNVFRGSQGGLIFNFAHLMSRYSSYCFARGKETSLPNTCNSLSFPTNPEDDDLLFSDIGHNECWNKKSLPPVVIQPAGVGVNPTGIPTVTQTGGEWSTGLFTACNDKVVCIGGACCLMCLECHLAKHYGECFCLPLLPGSTLALRAGIRERHKIQGTIGDDWVAVYCCWPFAVCQMARELKRRTPANTYKLNSATPLKDATA; encoded by the exons ATGTCATTGTGCCATCAGGATTCCGTCTTTTGTGATGACGTTGCTGAGTTGGCAGTTCACACTTTCACACTGAATGTATTCAGAGGCAGTCAGGGAGGACTTATATTTAATTTTGCACACCTAATGAGTAGATATAGCAGTTACTGCTTTGCTAGGGGAAAGGAGACATCTTTGCCTAACACGTGTAATAGCTTGAGTTTTCCAACCAATCCAGAAGACGATGACCTTTTGTTTTCCGATATAGGCCATAATGAATG CTGGAACAAAAAGTCATTGCCGCCTGTGGTAATTCAACCTGCTGGTGTAGGGGTCAACCCCACTGGCATTCCTACAGTCACCCAAACAGGAGGAGAGTGGAGCACTGGCCTTTTTACAGCTTGCAATGATAAAGTTGTTT GCATCGGCGGAGCGTGTTGCCTTATGTGTCTAGAATGCCACCTTGCAAAGCATTATGGGGAATGTTTTTGTTTGCCATTGCTGCCAGGGTCCACGTTAGCGCTGAGGGCAGGCATCAGAGAAAGACATAAAATACAG GGTACGATAGGTGATGACTGGGTTGCTGTATACTGCTGCTGGCCTTTTGCTGTCTGTCAGATGGCCCGAGAGTTGAAAAGACGGACTCCAGCCAACACATACAAGCTTAACAGTGCAACACCACTTAAAGATGCTACCGCTTGA